tgtttacatgagttgcttttagaatgttcctttcatgtacccgttttacattatagaacatagatcgattaacggcacacgtcattacgtccccacaccacgccgtccgacattccctccaggatttcatgtatcgacatacagttcgtcttcgttatggtaccgtgcacagttttgggtgtttaattttttattttacaaaagcttcaagtgcagtagTTAGTTTGTCTGCACgtgggagatttactcattatgttacttctgttcGAAAAagacgcttcggagagtaaatactaaaattgtgtcccaaatggtgtactatacacttacactatgcactatgtactctaccgtctaatgtatgaattttagaaatgtaatatcatctcaaatggaacaatAGCTGTTTATACTAACCGGAATTATAAGCCGCTTCATAGACAGTGGTGCATGACTTCATGCGACACTGTTAGCCAGAATACAGAGTTACCAACAataactttcttcagtttactgtttatgtcagcgTTACCATTTACACCCAatatgacctcagtcaccatcagatgaAGGCGCAATCATGTGACTGAGATAGAAAGTGtgtgacctccaagtcctctaaaacaggagagcattttatattaaacacagtggagaagatcaaactttataaagcggagtttatgtagcacgacagtgatgctgtCATAAATTGCTTAAAAAGCTTAGTttcatttaagtttattgtcattatatgctatATCAGTGTAACATCTGTTGTTtgttataacggaagtgatgtatTAGTAACGAGGCTGTGTTTTGCTCCTCACGCGCGATGCAGATGCGCTGATACACAGTGTGAACGCAAGTAAGACCTGcaaatgtctaattaaaacaccatgatcaaaagtaaacagaagtaaaataatatttctaaagacagcgagtaacagaaaccacaaggttcagtgaaagtgagattttattattaatttaagactgtagtttaattcagtgcttcttgtgcatccataaaaaataatgcatatatacactattatataatataaactatatatatttattttatggatgcacaaaaagcactgaattaaactacaatcctaaatgaataatatatattcaggtgtgtattgggttcttttcagtctatataattggacaaacagtcatgtaacattttagtctgaaatttatatttgtaacactcagtttgtggactgtattttaaataagcaaaaaaaaaaaaaaaaaaggtaccgAAAGTTTGCCCCCATCCGATACATCGGGGGGAAAATAATCGCCCAAccaatcgattatgaaaataatcattagttgcagccctacttgACATGTTTGCAAATGTTCACAGTAATGCAATTAATATGCAAATCTTTCCGTGACGTCACTTGGCGACTTCTCCAGCATACATTAGCTACTTTCTCCCGAAAAGTGTTGGCAACACTGGATATCCTAACAgtaatttttcttttacattcaATAGAGAAAATAAGCTAAGCACATAAAGTTTCATGTTGAGaaatttttttgtatgtttccattttaaataatagtaggaacaacaacaactaataataataataataataaataataataacaacaacaacaatagtagtagcagtagtaatactGGGCATTTTTTCCTGAGCAGAAagaggtaaaaataaaaaacattttcaagtaACCGACTATCCTGAATAATGAAGTTTATGAGTTAGCCTGCTGTTAGCTTGCTACAGTCTGACTGAGCATCTGTGTCCACTGCTGCAACCAAACTGTTCCCTGGGATCTGAATTCACACAGCTAACAGACTAGTGTAGCAGACTCACTGCTGAGCAATTAGTCATaaatttaagtaaataaaatattacgtTTGGATGTAGCTTCGTACGTATCCCGAGTTAAATCAGCTCGCGTATTTgctgtgagatatatatatatatatatatatatatatatatatatatatatatatatatatatatatatatatatatatacacacacacacacacacacacacacatatggacGTCGTTAACACTCAACTAGCTAAAgctaagggaaaaaaaagttagctACTGCTAGCTGGCCGGGCCACCTGGGTAGTATGGAATGTAGCTGGCACAAAAAGACAGGAGTAAATAATGTATTTGCACCAGTAGAAGTGATCAGGACATGCTTACCATCTCGATTGTAATTAAAACAGTGAAGCCGAATCCAGTCCAAACAGCAGCTTGTTCCGAGGCTCACCGGCCGGTGGGGGTTTGatgctaacgttagctagctgtATATTAAGTTACACTATAGCTAGTACCGCTCCAGGACAGTGACAGGGTCCAACATAACGTCAACTAATGACAACCCGTTAAATTAATGCACAAAAAgtctaaatgtttttgtttcgttttttttaaatttatttaaaaaacgcCAAACTCGATAAGAGTCTGCTCGGCTAGCAAAATTAGAAAAACTGCTAGCTAGATGGCTAACACTAACTTCACTATTGGTCTTGCTAGTTTCTCGACGCGAGAAGTTTATTAGCGAGCTCAACAATGTCGATTAAACAAGTTAAATATAAAATTCAAAACTGCGTCTCTTGAAATGGTAGCGTTGTTTTTAACAATTGGTGATATGCCTATGATATGCTAATATGCCTCAGTAGTTAGCAAGCTAGCGGTTTTTGACACAggaacaaaaatacgaacacgttaaaaaaaaaaaaaaaaaaaagtaggagtTGGCCAATCACCGATTGATATAGTACTACATCTCCAGACACCTAAAAAAAGTCTAACCAATCATATCGTTTCCCTGTAGTTGCGTAACTGCTCTTGGTAACTTCGCAAAGCGGCTGAAGTGGAGAATGCGAAAAATGCTTTCATGTGATTGGTGCGTTTGAAAAACTCACACCCGCCCCAAATGCAGGCACTACCTACAGCATGCAAATTCATGACTGTGGACTAAAGATAATGGTCAAGTAAAGCACAAGTAAGCATCTACACCTAAAAGTCTGTTGAAATGGATTGCAATTTAACAATATAATCCTCTTAAACATTTAGCAggtaaaaaaagagaaatcaATCAATTTCCAAAAATCAATAATTTTACTGTACTTTATAACCATAGTTAGAAAGTAAATAAGAAAGTTTAAGAATGTGCAGcacacatggtggcttagtggttagcatgtttgcctcacacctccagggtagggggtttgattcctgccactgcactgtatgtgtggagtttgcatgttctccctgtgttgtGGGGgacttcctctgggtactctggtttcttccctcagtccaaagacatgcatggtaggctgattagcgtgtccatagtgtgtgtatgtgattctGACTTGTGATGGATGGgcaccctgtaggataagtggtatagaagacggatggatggaagaatgtgCAGCATGACAGAACCtatagaaaaaaattaatcctATTCAGACTGGATTCAATTTACATAGAGTTGTAGTGTAATCTCCTAATTTACAGGTGCTCCTATGTGATTTTATTTCCGTCCAGATCGgccatgtctgtgtttttctctgtcTGATAAAAATTCAGATTGAATTACctacttcaattcaattcaattcaattttaacctaaaacctaaaaactactgttttcttttcttttttcttttttccaaacTCAGCGGTTGTTTGATAATTTTAGTCCCATACACATGTCTGGCATTTTCTATGCAGATGTGACCATATATTATACACTTCCCGAATCTCAAAATGGAAATTGGTTGCTTTTTGATACTTTGTGATTATgaataatattttcatattgttGCCTGAACCTTGGTTTGCCCCAAGCTGAAATACAAGCCAACATCTCTTCTCTGATCTAGTGCCTCAACATACGATTTTCATTTTTCTGAAATTATAGGATTTTCACAAATAccacatttttttgtgtaaacGCTCCTATgaacaatttacaaataaatctgttcaCATCCAGCTTGATTATTATCTGTccgttttccataccgcttTTCCTTCACTGGGAGCCTgagaactcagggcacaaggcaggggacaccctggacctatcgcagggcaccatcACACAAATGCACACTCTACGGACcatttgggaatgccaatcagcctatgaCGTATGCCTTtagattgggggaggaaaccagagtacccggaggaaacccctgaactacaatgagaacatgcaaactccacacacagggcagaggcaggattcgaacccccaaccttggaggtgcaATTCAAatcgtgctaaccactaaaccacagTGCCCCaacttgattatttttatttatttatttttttgtttattattactgcAGCTAATTAACGCTATACCTAACCCTAATCTTAGGAAACGGTATGGCTCTAATAAAAGCTTCAGTTTTTGTTAAAAAGTAAAGCCAAAtatccccacaaggtcaaaactgtcagatattcttGTCCTTGTGTGGACGTTTGGTCCCCAccaatatataaaaacatgtccTCAAAACCACACATTTTTTATTGAGGGGTAAAATTAAATTAACAGCCTTTACTAAGTGATTACTGGTTCTTGTTTGACTTTAAATTGGTTGTTGGACCCAGGTCTTGTTGCATTAGCACGCTACTGTAGTAAACGGCGTGCTATTCGGCATGTGGCGGTCAACCCTCTAGGGGCGTTTCCACGGGTGTCGCCATCATcattatcaacaacaacaacactgctACTTCCGGTGTTCGCTGAAGACACTACAGCATCTGAGCTACAGGGAAATAGTAGCGTTGTGCGTTTAGATAGACGTGTTCTTGTTTATCCTTGAGTTGTGTAAAAGAGTTTAAATCTGATTTATTGGCCGTTTGTGTTTATGCTTAGTTTACTTTAAAGCTTTACGGTAAGTAGATACGTTAGATAGTACTGCTAGATAGCTAGCAACCTAGCTAAAACGGTGTAgcagtgtgtttgtttaaagGAAGGATCACGAGATTTTTACATTATGTACGCGAAATTTTTGAAGTTCAGGTCATTTGTAAATTGTAGCTATATGTTTTGCTTGTATGAACCAATAAGGTATGGTGCAGGGATTAATCCGAGCCTgtcacattttctctctctctctctctctctgtctctctctctgtgtgtgtgtgtgtgtgtgtgtgtgtgtgtgtgtgtgtgtctgtctgtctgtccgtccagCTGGATTTcagcagtgtgtatgtgagagtatgaGCGGGTTGGAGGTGTTTCATGAGAAGCAAAGGTTGGAGCTGTGTGCTATTCACGCCCTAAACAACGTGCTGCAGGAGAGAGTGTTCACCAAGGAGGCGGCCGACGACATCTGCAAGCGGTGAGagcacattttctttctttctttctttctttctttctttctttctttctttctttctaaccaCAATCTTTTTCTCTTCGAGCATGGCACTAATGTAGCTGCCTGCTCATAGATTATGCAATGCTGAAGAAGCATATGTTGTTCGTTTTTGCCTCTTAAATGACACTGGGTGTGAAATATCGGTTTCACCATGCTATCAAGATATAAAATGGATCATTTAAAAACCATACCAACTGGTGGTGAAAATGTACAGGAAGTGTTTGGTCTTTATAGAAGTGTCTTTGCACATTCTCATATGTAACAAAGGGGGGGAGATAAACTCCTCTAATCGTTCTTCTTAGGAAGATGATAAAATCTCTTACACTGTCAGTATTTATCACATGTCGCTGTAAGGAACGGAAGCACACTGAGCCCAGTATATGTATACACtgtcagccataacattaaaatctcaGACTggtgatgtgaataacatcaattatctcattacagtggcacatgttaaggggtgggataccgtatattaggcagcaagggAACAGTCGGTTCTCAAAGTTGATTtcttggaagcaggaaaaatgggaaagtgtaaagatctgagcgactcttacaagggccaaattgtgatggctagatgactgggtcagagcatcaaCAAAACAGCAGTTCTTGTGGGGTGTTTTGGGTATGCAATGGTTAGTACTGACCAAAAGtgatccaaggaaggacaacctgTGAAccgtgacagggtcatgggcatgCAAGGCTCATTGATACATGTGGAGAGGGAAGACTAGTCCATCTGGTCCGatctcacagaagagctactgtagcacaaattgctgcaGACCGCTCAGAGTGcgcatgctgacccctgtccaccacccaatgggcacgtgagcatcagaactggaccatggggcaatggaagaaggtggcctggtctgatgaatcacgttttcttttacatcatgtggacggctggTTGCatgtgcgtcgcttacctgggaagagatggcaccaagaTGCACTacgggaagaaggcaagctgttggaggcagtgtgatgtgctgggcaatgttctgctaactaaacattgttgcagaccaagtacaccccttcacgGCAACGGTATTCTCTAATGTATCATACTGTATTACATTGTGGTATGCTAGCTGCACGAGGGAAAACCACGAAGACTTGACTTGGGTAGTTAAATCAGCACAGCGCATCATAGACTCTGAGCTCCTGAACCTGGACACTGTATATGCTAGCCGACTACAAACAAAGGCCAGCAGCAGCATCCAAGACTCCATTCACCCAGGGCACAGAATGTTTGTCCTCTTACCATCTGGAAAGAGGTACAGGGCCATCaagtcacacacaaacagactcgAGTGCAGTTTCTTTCCCAAAGCTGTAGCTGCCGTCACTACTGACACCAAGCTTACCCTTATCTGCTACATGCACCATAGTGCACTTTGTCACTTTATACAGTGTGCAATATATACATCTTAGAACACTTTTCAATAATCAAGGCATCACATTTATGTGCAATCTTGTATATATTCTACGATGtgcactgtttgtttatttattcttatttcttctttttttaactaCTTAATTTAAATTCCTTTcagagttttatgtttaaatgcTCTTGTTGCTGTCTGAGAGTTGGCAAACTAAATTTCGTTGTATTGTATGAATTGACAATAAATTACCTTAccttaatggcagtggcctctttcagcaggataatgcaccctgtcacactgcagaaattgttcaggaatggttttaggaacatgacaaagagttgaaggagttgacttggcctccagattccccagatctcaatctgattgagcatctgtgtgatgtgctggacaaacaagtccggtGTGCTGCAGCACACCTTCAAAGGTCTTGTGTAGTCCATGCCTGGACAGGTCAGAGGTGGTTTGTGGCACAAGgggagacctacacaatattaggcaggtggttttaatattatgactGATTATTGTAtatttacctttttttcccccctcacgtGGGGGAAGTCTTTTGTGTAATGAATACAAACTAGGCCTTTCCATATGACAAAGACCATGAGAAAACTGTTCATGTTTTCATGTACTATTGGTATTTGCATGAATTCCTGTCAGAATGGTAACAAAACTTTACATGGGTCAGTTTACTCATGTACTACACATTAAACATGTTGCTGTAGGTGGTAGTGTTTGCATATCAAAGGACTTTGCAAACACCAATATTGCAGTAACAATTTAAAGGCAGTAAGTACTGTGTGGAAGTAACTGTAACCATGCGAACAGTGGAACCAGTCCATCCAGGATTTCGcaattttgtgatcgcagaaataattttttttcaaaatttccgtagattttccacagatttagACCAAGATgtatcatgtgacatcacaatcATTCGCATTCATGCGCATTCaatcaaagccctcttcgattcacctGCATTGAACTAAGTACATCTAAAATAAGTACATCAGAAATAAGTACATCTAAAAGTTCTTATTTACCAATGCacgtcactgcgaaagacagTGCAAAACAGTTTCGTGCagttgcaattttgccaattcaagtagattttctcaaaacagcacaaaaatcTCCGCAAAGTATCGcactttataaaaaatttaaaaaaaaaaaaaaaaaaaaaaaaccgcagCAAAACCAAGCAtctttggccgcaacaatcacaatcaaactgtgaaatcctgtacagactgagtGGACCTGCAacaaattatttttgaaaaataatcgAATAATTTGTATAATACAATTATAATCTAATATAATTGATCGTACAAAAGTAATCGAAGAAACTCAAAATTTGAAGATTAAAGCCTTCATGCAAATGTTTCCTACCATTACtctgaaaatgtcaaaaatgaaaCCGGCTATATTTTACTGGCCTTATTAAACAATACAATTTCTGTGCTGGTACATCACAGTCCTTTGCCTTGGATCGAAGAGTTGTCAATGAATTGTCATCATGGATGTTGTCAATTTGTCAGTCAATATTAATCGTTCCCCTAGTGTATAGTACAGGAACAGACTAACAGCCATTTATGTGGATATATGGAATGAAagaattgaattattattattattattattattattattattattataatttttaaatgtgtctttCCAATAGCCTTGCCCCACAGTGTATGGTGAACCCACACCGCTCTGTGCTGGGTACGGGGAACTATGATGTGAACGTGATTATGGCGGCCCTCCAGAGTCGTGGATTGGCTGCAGTTTGGTGGGACAAACGTAGGTTAGTTTGTTCATCAAttacacaaaacaataaactttttttgcacacacacatccattgcTCATCTTTTGTTTGTATTATAACTGTAAATATTGTCATGTTGTGACGTTACGCTGTGCATTTCTCCTCTTGTCTCAGGTCAGTGCAGAGTTTGTGTCTGGAGAAGGTGCAAGGTTTTATTTTGAATGTCCCGTCGCGAGTGTCGCTGGGAATTGTGTCTCTCCCACTGAGACGCAGGCACTGGCTAGCAGTGCGGCAGGTCAATGGGCAGTACTACAACCTGGACTCTAAGCTTAAAGGTCCCGTGTGGATTGGCGGAGAAACAGAACTCAGGTGAATTTTGAGCACCTAAAAACTAACTTGCATTAACATAAATGGTGAAACATAAAAATGCAGGACCTTTTAAAATATGCACCTGAGCTTACGAGGTAGTTTAACTACAACAATTTGCATTTTCCTAATTATTCCTTCTGGAGCCTGGAGCAACTGTGTGACTGGTATTGTCCAGAACAACACACGTTGCCTTTACAACCAAGCTTTTGTTCTAGCTGAATAACACCTGTTCTTTACATTTCGTTGCGGTATGATTGGCTCACACTCTACTGATGAGCCATCATTTAGACACAACCTCATTTGAAGTAGTCTAGAATTTGAAAATCCTACCAAggaatatgtattattattatgtcgaatatatataatagatattagtaaatgtgtaatgaattaagaaattattttcttttaccaGAAAAATCAAGAGCCAATCTAActggaaaagacaaaaatcttTTTAGCACTCTAATTAAACCCCACACCATATATTTGTTTTACAGTTAATACTAGCATAGTCTGAGTCTTTTATCTGTAGACTGAACAGATTTAACCTCCTAAGTTTACTTGACTTTAATAAAGCATTCATTTAGAGCCCTTTGGGATCTTAGAGGGTTCCATAAATAATAAGTTCCACAAAGATTTAGGTTTCCGCATTTAATTGCTATTCTGTATACAGgtgcattttttttacaaaaaattgAATATCCTGGAAAAGTTAATTGTTTTTCAcggaatttaattaaaaaagtggagcTTTCATATATTATAGATTCATAAAGTGAAATACTTCAAgcctttttatctttttaatctttatgattacggtttacagctcatggaaaaataaatccagtaactcaaaatattagaatttataatacagaaatgtcgaccttctgaaaagtatgttaatttatgcactcgatacttggtcggggctttaatccttttgcacgaattactgcatcattgcggcgtggcatggatgcaatcagcctgtggcactgctgaggtgttatggaagcccaggttgctttgatagcggccttcagcttgtctgtattgttgggtctggtgtctctcatagattctctatggggttcaggtcaggcgagttggctttcacatcaagcacagtaataccatggtcagcaaaccagttactagcagttttggcactgtgggcaggtgccaagtcctgctggaaaggAAATCAGAATCTCCATAAAGCATGTCAGAATgactaaaatctcctggtagtcgctgcattgactctcaacttgagaaaacgcagtggaccaacaccagcagatgacatgaaaccccaaatcatcactgactgtagaaacttcacactggacttcaaacAACTTaaattctgtgcctctccactcttctccagactctgggaccttgatttccaaatgaaatgcaaaatttactttcatcttccccatgattgtggttgtgtactgaaccaaactgagagattaaaggctcaggaaacatttgcagatgttttgagttaattagctgagctcttctcaggtcaacatttctgtattataaattctttattctaatattttaagatactggatttttgatttccatgagctggaagccataatcatcaaattaaaacaaaaaaaggcttgaaatatttctctttatgtgtaatgaatctagaaaatatgaaagttccTTTGAATtaaattctggaaaaaaaaacaactttttccacaatattacttttttttttttttagatgcacctgtaattgTGTACAGTCTATGGCAGTAATGGTGATATAAACTGTAACAAAAATGcaagaaatgaaaacacactcTGCTCAGGGTCACGATCCATCTGTCAGCTTGTATTATTTACCCACAAATGTCTTTCTGTCCATGTCTCCAGGCCATTTCTCAGTGAGCAGTTGTCTCAGGATGTTGCCGAGATGCTTCTTGTAGTCCAAAGAGAAGTGGAGGAGGATGGATCATGGCTTATTTCGGATGGCTGTGAGAACTGAAATCTCAGGACAGGAAGTTCACTCAGACTGTTCATGCACaatacaaaatgtttttgtaatatAGGACAGTCCTTTGCAGAGCAACACTACCAAAGAGGAAGGGAGCACTCCCACGTACGctcacacgtacacacagaGAAGCCTAATTTAATGGTTAACGTAAGGGACATTTCTGCCGTAAaggatgtttttaaaaacaaagtaTTCAGGCAGGATACTGTACGCTGTATGTGGCACAGACTGCTACAGCTACATCACATGcctctcttctttctcctccttttttcttttctctcaggATAAGTGCttaagttttaaaaataacatttgagCAGTCTTATTTGTTCTGCAtctatgcactgcactgctgaggTTGATGAAGGTGTGTATCTAACTATGCACAGAAATGCTAAACACAGTCTTTGTAAGTATAATTAAAGTTACAAATCATTTCTGTTCATCCAGCTCTGCCTATTTTTGGGAACTTTTTCTCCTGACTCTTCTTTTTATTTGCTTATGGATCTTTTCTCAGTTTGTTCACATCTCAGAGGATACAAGTGGAATGAAATATTCACTAATAAAGTgactgttattttaaaaaaaataaagtgctgTTTCCTCAGTCTGTGATTGCTGTAGTCTGCACAGTGCTTGCATTAGTGGCATGATATGTATGACCAGTCCAGTCAattagtaattaaacattaaatgaatTTTTGTTGTCTTTACTATAGAATTGAAAACTTTCAGGTGAAAGTTGTCAATTGATctgcaaatatatatacagtgggtgGAAACaagtattggacacgtcaacatttttttcagtgaatatatttccaatgaggttattcacatgaaattttcaccagacatcagtattaactcaagaactctggaaatataaataattcacaacattaaagtccataaatgaagtattatgtaataaagtggaatgacacaggaaaaaagtattgaacacactaactggaatttatttaatatttagtggagaagcctttgtttataatgacagcttcaagatgcttcctgtctgaagaaattaatgggccgcagtattcaggtgtgattttggcccattcttctaaacatattgtctttaaattttGTTCAATTGAAtgcaagtcaggtgattgactgggccactCATCTGACCATGCATCAGCTAACTGCTTAGAAGAAGAGTAAGCGTTCATTTATACTGAAATATCCAGAAAGTAAGTATGGTATATCTGTTGAAGCTTCACAAAACATAAGCACAATAACAATCTAGCTGATTTTTATGGTGCTGTGATATGTGAGGTTATTTAGTAAGTCCTTTTTTATTACAGGAAAAGCTTTTTAGAGTTACAtcaatataaatgttttaaattctgGTGTCATTTCCATAACAATTCAAATGGCAATGGTTTGGTagtttatttaaactttttatttatttatttatttttaatcaaccAATGAAAAAGTAGTGATAAgacaattaaattaaaactttGCAAATTACTGTTTTCTTCATCATGCCACACAACACACAAGGGTCGGGTTATTCCATCTTtgttagttttgttttattttatatttagtttCAGTAGTGAAAAAGTAGGCCATTCAAAGGAGCATTAAAACCATAGAAACACAGGGATTTTGGATTAATAAGAGCAGGATAGGAAAGGCCAGGATTAATGCAATGGCAAATTGagtatatttaaatgtgtatacatacacacagaacaTCTGAAAGAGGACCCTGaatcacccacacacaaacataacatACAGTGTTTGTTTCTTACTTGTTTCAAGTGAGAGAACAATCCTGCAAATTAGGGTGGATACACTTAAATTAGTCGGCACATTTATCACAAATCTATGTGAACAAAAAGTTTCACAATAACTtctgatgttacaaaaaatctACGTGAAAGTTAACTTGTCTAGTTGGGACTGATATTatcaggccaaaaaaaaaaaaaatgcagatcaTTAAGTTTTTGATTTATCGAGCTGCATAGTtacttaaaacaaaaaaaaagaagtaattaATTGTAGaaacgtaaatgtaaaaataggCACATTTGTACAATTTTGTGCATTGGATTACtgaatattttacagtaatattAGCTTTGATTATATggcaaataaattattatttatattacagggacaaaataattataatataaactattattattaataacttacatatttataaat
This genomic window from Ictalurus punctatus breed USDA103 chromosome 1, Coco_2.0, whole genome shotgun sequence contains:
- the josd2 gene encoding josephin-2; the protein is MSGLEVFHEKQRLELCAIHALNNVLQERVFTKEAADDICKRLAPQCMVNPHRSVLGTGNYDVNVIMAALQSRGLAAVWWDKRRSVQSLCLEKVQGFILNVPSRVSLGIVSLPLRRRHWLAVRQVNGQYYNLDSKLKGPVWIGGETELRPFLSEQLSQDVAEMLLVVQREVEEDGSWLISDGCEN